The Desmonostoc muscorum LEGE 12446 genome includes a region encoding these proteins:
- a CDS encoding glycosyltransferase — protein sequence MPNIIPSPISNTISFLSQKIQARINYAKTLQVISLKPKQPSKGNVLLSYRIEPFLLKPGQPMPNDHTWYWEVWQIAQTFLDMRYNVDVIQFHNDKFVPQKDYAFFIDIRHRMEALASKLNKDCIKIFHVDIANMVFRNAAECSRLLELQQRRGITLRPQRFEMPNLGIEYADCATVLGNDFTVGTFQYANKPMYRIPISSPVVYPYPEQKDFEAVRKNFLWFGGSALVLKGLDLVLDAFAQMPEYHLTVCGPISNDKEFEQAFYKELYETPNIHTYGWIDVSSPEFIEVTNNCLGLVYPSVSEGQSGAVISCLQAGLIPILSYESGVDVHDFGVIFDNLSLEEIKAKVRSISNSSVDDLKLMSRKAWEYARTNHTKEKFAQAYKNAVEQMLEHQKSKKQSYFIESSKQLVPQGGIRNS from the coding sequence ATGCCAAATATTATCCCATCCCCTATCAGCAACACCATCTCTTTTCTCTCCCAAAAAATCCAAGCCCGCATCAATTACGCCAAAACCTTACAAGTTATTTCCCTCAAACCCAAACAGCCTTCTAAAGGAAACGTACTCCTTTCTTATCGAATTGAGCCATTCTTATTAAAACCAGGCCAGCCAATGCCAAATGACCATACTTGGTATTGGGAAGTTTGGCAAATAGCGCAAACTTTTTTAGACATGCGCTACAACGTTGATGTCATCCAGTTTCACAATGATAAATTCGTTCCTCAAAAAGATTACGCATTTTTCATTGATATTCGTCATCGAATGGAAGCACTTGCATCGAAACTGAATAAAGATTGCATCAAAATTTTTCACGTTGACATTGCTAATATGGTATTTCGCAATGCAGCTGAATGCAGTAGGCTTCTAGAACTCCAACAGCGCAGAGGAATTACCTTACGTCCACAGCGATTTGAAATGCCCAACTTGGGAATTGAATATGCTGATTGTGCTACAGTTTTGGGCAACGATTTCACAGTTGGTACGTTCCAATATGCCAACAAACCGATGTATCGTATCCCCATTTCTTCGCCTGTTGTTTATCCCTATCCCGAACAGAAAGATTTTGAAGCAGTCAGAAAAAACTTTCTGTGGTTTGGTGGTAGCGCTCTAGTTCTCAAAGGATTAGATTTAGTTTTAGATGCCTTTGCCCAAATGCCAGAATACCATTTAACGGTTTGTGGCCCAATTAGTAATGACAAGGAATTTGAGCAGGCTTTCTATAAAGAACTCTACGAAACACCAAACATTCATACTTATGGCTGGATTGATGTTAGTAGCCCTGAGTTTATAGAGGTTACAAATAACTGTCTGGGACTTGTTTATCCTTCGGTTTCTGAGGGACAATCGGGAGCAGTAATCAGTTGCTTGCAAGCTGGGTTAATTCCGATTTTAAGCTACGAATCTGGTGTGGATGTTCACGATTTTGGTGTGATTTTCGATAACCTATCCCTGGAAGAAATTAAGGCGAAAGTTAGAAGTATTTCCAATTCGTCTGTAGATGACCTCAAACTTATGTCTCGCAAGGCATGGGAATACGCAAGAACAAATCATACCAAAGAAAAGTTTGCTCAAGCGTATAAAAATGCTGTAGAGCAAATGCTCGAACACCAGAAATCTAAAAAACAGAGTTATTTCATAGAGTCTAGCAAACAACTAGTACCGCAAGGCGGAATTCGTAATTCGTAA
- a CDS encoding glycosyltransferase, which translates to MKIALVHDYLTQRGGAERVFELLCKRYPEADIFTSLYDPQKTIDLGDRIVNTTFLQKIPCAAKYFRSMAPLYFPAFRALDLQDYDLIISSSTSFAKAVRKNPNARHICFCHNVTRFLWDTATYLKEYGDYKYFTPLIEQVFQVMRKVDLKYSQEPDLYIANSSVVARRIQNIYGKQAMMVNYPIDTSKFVFSDIKDEYYLASARMISYKRLDVIVEAFNWLGWQLLISGDGPELERLKSKALQNIQFLGHVSDKTRKDLFSKAKSIIVAALEDYGLVPVEANASGTPVIAYGAGGVLDTQIPGETGVFFKRQTPESLQVALLEGKGISWDYDRIRNHAVANFSENAFFSRVERIINQACGVHL; encoded by the coding sequence ATGAAAATTGCTCTAGTCCACGATTATTTAACCCAGCGGGGTGGGGCAGAGCGTGTATTTGAGCTGCTTTGTAAGCGTTATCCCGAAGCAGACATTTTTACATCTCTGTACGATCCGCAAAAAACTATCGATCTTGGCGATCGCATAGTCAACACAACATTCTTACAAAAGATTCCCTGTGCAGCAAAGTATTTTAGGTCAATGGCTCCTTTATACTTTCCTGCTTTTCGTGCATTGGATTTGCAAGACTACGATTTGATTATTAGTAGTAGCACTAGCTTCGCTAAAGCAGTGCGAAAAAATCCCAATGCTCGACACATTTGCTTTTGCCATAATGTGACTCGTTTTTTATGGGATACGGCAACTTATTTAAAGGAGTATGGAGACTATAAATATTTTACTCCTTTAATCGAGCAAGTCTTCCAAGTAATGAGAAAGGTAGACCTGAAATATTCACAAGAACCTGACCTTTATATTGCTAATTCTAGTGTTGTTGCCCGCCGAATTCAAAATATTTATGGCAAACAGGCAATGATGGTTAACTATCCAATTGATACTAGTAAGTTTGTTTTTTCTGATATTAAAGATGAATATTATCTTGCCTCTGCTCGCATGATTAGCTATAAGCGTCTTGATGTCATAGTCGAAGCTTTTAATTGGTTGGGCTGGCAGTTATTAATATCAGGTGATGGACCAGAACTAGAACGCTTAAAATCCAAAGCATTACAAAATATTCAGTTTTTGGGACACGTAAGCGACAAGACACGCAAAGACTTATTTTCTAAAGCAAAGTCGATTATCGTTGCAGCTTTAGAAGACTACGGATTAGTTCCAGTAGAGGCTAATGCTAGCGGCACACCAGTTATTGCTTATGGAGCAGGTGGAGTATTAGATACTCAAATACCTGGTGAAACCGGAGTCTTTTTCAAAAGGCAAACACCCGAATCTTTACAAGTTGCATTACTAGAGGGCAAGGGAATTTCTTGGGATTACGATCGCATCCGTAATCATGCAGTAGCAAACTTTTCTGAAAATGCATTCTTTAGTAGAGTTGAGCGAATTATTAACCAAGCTTGTGGCGTGCATCTTTAA
- a CDS encoding glycosyltransferase family 2 protein, with translation MPKLLTIAIPTYNRAELLNKQLAWLAQAINGFEDDCEILVSDNCSTDNTQEVIQKWQKKLSSITFKSNKNSKNLGVVKNIMYCLNSATTKYVWTIGDDDPIQDRAVAYVISKLRGHEDLSLLFLNFSGRNQITGEPVHPPTIVGNRWFDIDSEDGHGDGKAIFEHCFSKSVGAVIFLTATVYRTDLVKRALQIWPDAENNWISLAYLAGYCAANGGVIVTKETYLECVVGVSYWQKEPKSALLMQYKHIPEVILKLQENGYSKQFCRRMLLQNSKEVNWKVFLGALRRWPMSAIKTVVPFVALVGLCAFDVMVSKELKLAESSEISSQEMRSYEP, from the coding sequence ATGCCTAAATTACTGACCATTGCCATTCCTACTTATAATCGTGCTGAATTACTGAATAAACAGTTAGCATGGCTGGCTCAAGCTATCAATGGTTTTGAAGACGACTGTGAAATTTTAGTTTCTGATAATTGTTCCACAGACAATACTCAGGAAGTTATACAAAAATGGCAAAAAAAACTTAGCAGTATAACATTTAAATCGAATAAAAACTCGAAGAATTTAGGCGTAGTTAAAAATATTATGTATTGCCTAAATTCTGCAACAACAAAATATGTTTGGACAATTGGTGATGATGACCCAATTCAGGATAGAGCCGTTGCTTATGTTATCAGCAAACTCAGAGGACATGAAGATTTATCATTATTGTTCCTCAACTTTTCTGGCCGCAACCAGATTACTGGTGAACCAGTTCATCCACCCACTATTGTTGGTAACCGCTGGTTTGATATAGATAGTGAAGATGGTCATGGTGATGGTAAAGCCATATTTGAACATTGTTTTTCAAAAAGTGTCGGTGCAGTTATCTTTTTAACGGCTACAGTCTATCGCACTGATTTAGTAAAACGTGCTTTACAAATTTGGCCAGACGCTGAAAATAACTGGATATCTTTAGCATATTTAGCCGGGTATTGTGCTGCTAATGGTGGTGTAATTGTCACTAAAGAAACTTATTTAGAATGTGTTGTTGGTGTGAGTTATTGGCAAAAAGAACCAAAATCTGCACTATTAATGCAATACAAACACATACCAGAAGTGATTTTGAAACTGCAAGAGAATGGATATTCTAAGCAATTTTGTAGACGAATGCTGTTGCAAAACAGCAAAGAAGTCAACTGGAAAGTTTTCTTGGGTGCTTTAAGAAGATGGCCTATGTCTGCCATCAAAACAGTAGTTCCATTTGTGGCTTTAGTCGGCTTGTGTGCTTTTGACGTGATGGTTTCTAAAGAGTTGAAATTAGCAGAATCAAGTGAAATATCTAGTCAAGAAATGCGGAGTTATGAGCCTTAA
- a CDS encoding phytanoyl-CoA dioxygenase, with protein MLSIIKRKISTLYSDFEYYVARWKHSRKLPALEAGDRHILNALKKDGVYVTTLADLGLNSSSELLKAAYQQLSEMGNPNNDHLNEKLPQISTVTGLPEFSNWGTEKRLLNIIENYIGLPVAFHGVHLRKDFPSKHQFGTLLWHSDAEDRRIIKIFIYLNDVEQKTGPFEYIPRSSVPLFSWKYIQLYYKLFKSGYMGIDDEQVKPVIPKSAWKSCPGPAGTVIIVDTKNALHHGTVRIEERSALFFCYTANPPERPDLCTQYWDDTYPRVELGSVLDGVKVLN; from the coding sequence ATGTTAAGTATAATTAAACGCAAAATATCTACATTGTATTCTGACTTTGAATACTACGTAGCCCGTTGGAAGCATAGCAGAAAATTGCCAGCATTGGAAGCAGGCGATCGCCACATCTTAAATGCTCTTAAAAAAGACGGTGTTTATGTGACAACACTTGCCGATTTAGGGTTAAACTCTAGCTCTGAACTACTCAAGGCTGCTTACCAGCAATTATCTGAGATGGGAAATCCAAATAACGACCATCTAAATGAAAAATTGCCACAAATTTCCACAGTTACAGGTTTACCAGAATTTTCTAACTGGGGAACAGAGAAAAGGCTACTGAATATCATTGAAAATTATATTGGTCTTCCCGTTGCTTTTCACGGTGTACATTTACGCAAAGATTTTCCTAGTAAACATCAATTTGGGACGCTGCTATGGCATAGCGATGCTGAAGACCGTCGCATTATCAAAATCTTCATTTACTTGAATGATGTAGAACAAAAAACTGGCCCGTTTGAATATATTCCCCGTTCTTCAGTCCCTTTATTTAGTTGGAAATATATTCAGCTTTACTACAAACTTTTCAAGTCAGGTTATATGGGTATTGACGATGAACAAGTAAAGCCAGTCATCCCTAAATCAGCTTGGAAATCCTGCCCAGGCCCAGCAGGTACAGTGATTATTGTAGATACGAAAAATGCTTTGCATCACGGCACAGTCCGCATAGAAGAACGGTCAGCACTATTCTTTTGTTATACGGCTAACCCTCCGGAAAGGCCAGACCTTTGTACGCAATATTGGGATGATACTTATCCGAGGGTAGAGTTAGGTTCTGTGTTAGATGGGGTTAAGGTTTTGAATTAG
- a CDS encoding NAD(P)H-dependent oxidoreductase, which yields MIIIDRALQARAAAGNPIKVGMIGAGFMGRGIANQIVNSVPGMELVAISNRQIDAAKQAYSEAGIEDIQVVATVGELEDAIANGKYAVTEDAKLLCRAESIDALIEVTGAIEFGAQIVMEAIAHCKHVIMMNAELDGTIGPILKVYADRAGVILSACDGDQPGVQMNLYRFVKSIGLTPLLCGNIKGLQDPYRNPTTQEGFARRWGQKPHMVASFADGTKISFEQAIVANATGMKVAQRGMLGYDFNGYVDEMTQIYDVEQLKELGGIVDYVVGAKPGPGVYVFATHDDPKQRHYLNLYKLGEGPLYSFYTPYHLCHFEVPLSVARVVLFGDAVMSPIAGPLVDVITTAKIDLKAGETLDGIGYYMTYGQCENSDIVQQQNLLPMGLAEGCRLKRDISKDQVLTYDDVELPEGRLCDQLRAEQNTYFAPEKILATVG from the coding sequence ATGATTATTATCGATCGCGCCTTACAAGCCAGAGCAGCAGCAGGTAATCCTATTAAAGTTGGGATGATTGGTGCTGGTTTTATGGGTCGAGGAATTGCCAACCAAATTGTCAATTCAGTCCCAGGAATGGAGTTAGTTGCTATTTCCAATCGCCAGATTGATGCAGCGAAACAAGCTTATTCAGAAGCAGGAATTGAAGATATTCAAGTTGTTGCAACTGTCGGCGAATTAGAAGATGCGATCGCCAATGGGAAATATGCAGTCACAGAAGACGCTAAGTTACTGTGTCGCGCCGAGAGTATCGATGCACTCATCGAAGTCACAGGTGCAATTGAATTTGGCGCTCAAATCGTCATGGAAGCGATCGCCCATTGCAAACATGTGATTATGATGAATGCTGAACTCGACGGCACCATCGGTCCCATCCTGAAAGTGTATGCCGATAGAGCAGGCGTCATCCTCAGTGCTTGTGATGGCGATCAGCCAGGGGTGCAAATGAACCTCTACCGATTTGTCAAAAGCATTGGTTTAACTCCACTATTGTGCGGTAACATTAAAGGACTCCAAGACCCCTATCGCAATCCCACCACCCAGGAAGGATTTGCCAGACGTTGGGGTCAAAAGCCTCACATGGTGGCTAGCTTTGCCGACGGAACCAAAATTTCCTTTGAGCAAGCGATCGTTGCTAATGCCACAGGTATGAAAGTCGCCCAACGAGGAATGCTCGGCTATGACTTCAACGGCTACGTCGATGAAATGACCCAAATATATGATGTTGAACAACTCAAGGAACTGGGTGGTATCGTCGATTATGTAGTTGGAGCAAAACCCGGTCCTGGCGTATACGTATTTGCCACTCACGACGACCCCAAACAACGCCACTACCTCAACTTATACAAATTAGGTGAAGGTCCCCTTTACAGCTTCTATACTCCTTATCACCTCTGTCATTTTGAAGTTCCCCTATCTGTAGCCCGTGTAGTATTGTTCGGTGATGCGGTCATGTCTCCAATCGCAGGCCCCTTAGTAGATGTCATCACCACCGCCAAAATCGACCTGAAAGCTGGAGAAACCCTCGATGGCATCGGTTACTACATGACCTACGGACAATGCGAGAATTCCGATATCGTTCAACAGCAAAATCTCCTACCAATGGGTTTAGCCGAAGGATGTCGCCTCAAACGAGACATTTCTAAGGATCAAGTCCTCACATACGACGACGTAGAATTACCCGAAGGTAGACTTTGCGACCAACTACGAGCCGAGCAAAACACCTATTTCGCCCCAGAAAAAATCCTGGCGACAGTTGGTTAA
- the rfbC gene encoding dTDP-4-dehydrorhamnose 3,5-epimerase has product MIFTETELKDAFIIDLEEKPDHRGFFARSFCAQEFEARGLKPTVAQCNLSFNYKKGTIRGMHYQILPAAETKLIRCTKGAIYDVIIDMRPESPTFLSHIGVELTPENRRALYVPEMFAHGYQALTDETEVVYQVGEFYTPGYERGLRYDDPFFNIDWPLNVTEISEKDLNWPLLRMMTVGATTSK; this is encoded by the coding sequence ATGATCTTCACTGAAACTGAACTCAAAGACGCATTCATTATTGACTTAGAAGAAAAGCCAGATCATCGTGGTTTTTTTGCTCGGAGTTTTTGCGCTCAAGAATTTGAAGCACGCGGCTTAAAGCCAACAGTAGCTCAATGTAACTTGTCTTTTAATTACAAAAAAGGCACCATTCGGGGAATGCACTATCAAATTTTACCAGCAGCAGAAACAAAATTAATTCGCTGCACCAAAGGTGCTATCTATGACGTAATTATTGATATGCGTCCGGAATCTCCTACCTTTTTATCACACATCGGCGTAGAACTAACTCCAGAAAATCGCCGCGCCTTGTATGTTCCAGAAATGTTTGCCCACGGTTATCAAGCACTTACAGATGAAACCGAAGTTGTATATCAAGTCGGTGAATTTTACACACCTGGATATGAACGCGGTCTACGCTACGACGACCCATTTTTTAACATTGATTGGCCTCTAAATGTAACTGAAATCTCCGAAAAAGATTTAAATTGGCCACTATTAAGAATGATGACCGTCGGCGCCACAACTTCCAAATAA
- the hepC gene encoding heterocyst development glycosyltransferase HepC, with amino-acid sequence MTTSIIPALENFYDLNSQHQDHRSGDCTLLWRRGKLLVKPLGRAKLPYLPSLNSQRSLVECLKHSPVNLVSIDAKLGEDLLQFWADACEQAHKPIFLHIPARNKQLKQGNQTLRWLQRIIDSIVGFFLLLLLSPVILGLIILMQIFSPESLFCHEWHVGERGRLFRAIRFSTTAKYNITPLGRWMHKYSLDNLPLLFNVLRGDMSLIGSRSWTLADAIQIIEEEYRIQNSEFKMGYAPLR; translated from the coding sequence ATGACAACTTCAATCATTCCAGCTCTAGAGAATTTCTATGATCTAAACTCGCAACACCAAGATCATCGCTCTGGGGACTGCACACTCCTGTGGCGACGGGGTAAACTGTTGGTAAAGCCGCTAGGACGAGCTAAACTACCATATTTGCCTTCGTTAAATAGTCAGCGATCGCTAGTAGAATGCTTAAAACATTCTCCTGTAAATTTGGTCAGCATAGATGCAAAACTGGGTGAAGATTTGCTACAGTTTTGGGCAGATGCATGTGAACAAGCTCATAAGCCAATATTCCTCCACATACCCGCTAGGAATAAACAGCTAAAACAAGGTAATCAAACCTTGAGATGGTTACAGCGAATAATTGATTCGATTGTTGGTTTTTTCTTGCTGTTATTACTCAGTCCAGTTATCCTGGGATTGATTATATTGATGCAAATTTTCTCCCCAGAGTCACTTTTTTGTCATGAATGGCATGTTGGAGAAAGAGGTAGACTTTTTCGAGCAATTCGATTTTCCACCACAGCAAAGTACAACATCACACCGCTAGGACGCTGGATGCATAAATACAGCCTCGACAATCTACCACTTTTATTTAACGTATTGCGCGGTGACATGAGTTTAATCGGATCTCGTTCTTGGACTTTAGCAGATGCAATACAAATAATTGAAGAAGAATACAGAATTCAGAATTCAGAATTCAAAATGGGCTACGCCCCGCTGCGCTAA
- a CDS encoding GumC family protein, with product MVQPSLNPHITPVSETEPSYGQMFTVLVRRFPWFLVVFIGSISIAGMVTFNTKPTFRSSMQLLVEPNYQGKKEAGGVENQFTDSNVVIDTATQLNLMQSSGLIQKAVDKLQSEYPDISSGEIKGSLNLTQLRSKEDNVATKIFQVEYTDKDPEKTQKVLGAIRQVYVEYNKQQQDSRLQKGLQIIREQLGKASEEVKAAETNLQRFRRNQNLIDPESQAKAIETALNNIGQERQTTRSQYGEALARQKSLEEQLNRSPQNALVASRLSQSIRYQGLLNEIQKTELALAQERLRFTDQTPSVQKLKEQLQSQKELLQQEVGRTLGEKSASSFISGDSLLEKGQLGQIDLNLAGQLVETQTNLVALSARDQTLAKKENELRFEIKRFPPLLAYYNRMLPQLQFSRERLEQLLRAEQQLRQELAKGGFNWEVVEEPQKGGQLGPNLQQNLLLGGVVGLMLGGIAVFIRESIDDSVHTTAELEKQIPLPLLGTTPKLPPAKPRESMIKLPFGKPEVLAPWTIQILQSPPRWESLDLIYKNIELLNTVSNLKSLMVTSALPDEGKSALALGLAMSAARLHKRVLLIDANLRDPSLHEQLNLPNEQGLSTLLASDATLPNQISVQYSGSAYIDILTAGPKPADPANLLSSPRMMQLMAAFEENYDLVLIDASPVLGMVDAMLTASSSRSVVMVASIGIVTRSQLSQATAMLSKLNLIGVVANGVSNSSSNYVPYVKQQQLALRQAVEK from the coding sequence GTGGTTCAACCTAGTCTAAATCCTCATATAACTCCAGTTTCAGAAACTGAACCAAGCTATGGACAAATGTTTACTGTCTTGGTGCGGAGATTTCCTTGGTTTTTAGTAGTATTTATCGGTTCTATTAGTATTGCAGGCATGGTAACTTTCAATACCAAGCCAACTTTTAGAAGTTCCATGCAACTGCTAGTAGAACCTAACTATCAAGGTAAGAAAGAAGCAGGTGGAGTAGAAAACCAGTTTACCGATTCTAATGTGGTGATAGATACTGCAACCCAGCTTAACTTGATGCAAAGTTCGGGTCTGATTCAAAAAGCAGTTGATAAACTCCAGTCTGAATATCCAGATATCAGTAGTGGTGAGATTAAAGGTTCTTTGAACTTAACTCAATTAAGAAGCAAAGAAGATAATGTTGCTACTAAAATATTTCAAGTTGAATACACCGATAAAGACCCAGAAAAAACCCAAAAAGTTTTAGGTGCAATTCGACAAGTTTATGTTGAATACAACAAACAACAACAGGATTCGCGTTTACAAAAGGGTCTGCAAATTATTAGAGAACAATTAGGTAAAGCCAGTGAAGAAGTAAAAGCGGCTGAGACAAACCTCCAAAGATTTCGCAGAAACCAAAATTTAATCGATCCCGAATCACAAGCTAAAGCGATTGAGACAGCTTTAAATAATATTGGTCAAGAACGGCAAACAACTCGTTCTCAATATGGTGAAGCTTTAGCACGGCAAAAATCTTTAGAAGAACAACTTAATCGTTCTCCACAGAATGCTTTAGTAGCTTCTCGTCTGAGTCAGTCTATTCGCTATCAAGGCTTACTCAACGAAATCCAAAAAACAGAACTGGCGTTAGCACAAGAACGCTTACGTTTTACAGATCAAACTCCTAGTGTACAAAAGCTCAAAGAACAGCTTCAAAGTCAAAAGGAATTATTGCAACAAGAAGTAGGCAGAACTTTAGGCGAAAAGTCTGCTAGTTCATTCATCTCTGGAGACTCTCTCCTGGAAAAAGGACAGCTTGGTCAAATTGATCTCAACCTTGCTGGTCAGTTAGTAGAAACGCAAACAAATTTAGTTGCTTTAAGTGCGCGGGATCAAACTTTAGCCAAGAAAGAGAACGAACTGCGTTTTGAAATCAAACGCTTTCCACCTTTGTTGGCTTATTACAACCGGATGCTACCCCAGCTACAATTTAGCCGTGAAAGATTAGAGCAGCTTTTAAGGGCAGAACAACAATTGCGGCAAGAACTCGCTAAGGGTGGATTTAATTGGGAAGTCGTAGAAGAACCTCAAAAAGGCGGACAATTAGGCCCTAATCTTCAGCAGAATTTGCTGTTAGGTGGAGTGGTTGGGTTAATGCTAGGAGGAATTGCTGTCTTTATTCGGGAATCGATTGATGATTCAGTTCACACCACTGCTGAATTAGAGAAGCAAATACCCTTACCATTGTTAGGAACAACTCCCAAATTACCGCCAGCCAAACCGAGAGAATCAATGATTAAATTGCCTTTTGGCAAGCCAGAAGTTCTCGCACCTTGGACAATTCAAATATTACAATCTCCACCGCGTTGGGAATCGCTGGATCTGATTTACAAAAACATTGAACTTTTAAATACTGTTTCTAATTTGAAGTCTTTGATGGTCACCTCAGCTTTGCCAGATGAGGGTAAATCAGCTTTAGCGTTGGGTTTGGCAATGAGTGCTGCGCGTTTACATAAAAGGGTACTGCTAATTGATGCCAACTTACGCGACCCTAGTTTGCACGAACAGCTAAATCTTCCCAATGAACAGGGGCTTTCAACTCTACTGGCTAGCGATGCAACTTTACCCAACCAGATTAGTGTTCAGTACTCAGGCTCAGCCTACATCGATATTTTAACCGCTGGTCCAAAACCTGCTGACCCAGCTAATCTGTTGAGTTCTCCCCGGATGATGCAATTGATGGCAGCATTTGAGGAAAACTATGATTTGGTACTCATAGATGCTTCGCCAGTTCTCGGCATGGTGGATGCTATGCTCACTGCATCATCTTCTCGTAGTGTGGTCATGGTGGCAAGCATTGGTATTGTGACCCGAAGCCAGCTAAGTCAAGCTACAGCCATGCTCAGCAAGTTAAATCTGATTGGAGTTGTAGCAAATGGGGTATCAAACTCTAGCAGTAATTACGTACCTTATGTAAAACAACAGCAATTAGCCCTGCGCCAAGCTGTGGAAAAATAG